Proteins encoded by one window of Mycolicibacterium cosmeticum:
- a CDS encoding phosphotransferase family protein: MVRTPAGELPAALEAIVRQRIPGAGSARVVNWAPSSTGFSTETFLFDITGLDDGGTLGLVFRRPPEFPILPDYDLRRQYLVMQRLVSSPVPVPSVRWIDPGGDALGTPYLVMDRIDGVVGVSDVPAYHGAGIFADTDDRGRAALWNGCVDMIAAVHRVDPHAHRLDFLGPSTPEALTTFLRSALKWAYGGAALHPTFVRALSWLEAHRYEPERVGLCWGDARMSNVLYRPDFTPRAVLDWEIAHLGDQAADISWLLMTDWVSSPLPGHAPAPGTPSREETIDRYERAVGHRVGNLAFTDVTAPLLLAVPLVRLNARIPGVDLADVCAQRIDLVMNS, encoded by the coding sequence ATGGTGAGAACACCCGCCGGCGAGCTGCCCGCGGCACTCGAAGCCATTGTCCGTCAACGTATCCCGGGCGCCGGTTCAGCGCGCGTCGTCAACTGGGCGCCCAGCTCCACCGGATTCTCCACCGAGACTTTCCTTTTCGACATCACCGGGCTCGACGACGGCGGCACCCTCGGCCTGGTGTTCCGACGGCCGCCGGAATTCCCGATCCTGCCCGACTACGACCTGCGCCGCCAGTACCTGGTCATGCAGCGGCTGGTGTCCTCGCCGGTGCCGGTCCCGTCGGTGCGCTGGATCGATCCCGGCGGCGACGCCCTGGGCACGCCGTACCTGGTGATGGACCGCATCGACGGCGTGGTCGGTGTCAGTGACGTGCCGGCCTATCACGGCGCGGGCATCTTCGCCGACACCGACGACCGCGGCCGTGCCGCCTTGTGGAACGGCTGCGTCGACATGATCGCGGCCGTGCACCGCGTCGACCCACACGCCCACCGACTCGACTTCCTCGGCCCGTCCACACCCGAGGCGCTGACCACGTTCCTGCGCTCCGCCCTGAAATGGGCCTACGGCGGCGCCGCGCTGCACCCGACGTTCGTCCGCGCGCTGAGCTGGCTGGAGGCACACCGCTACGAGCCGGAGCGGGTGGGGTTGTGCTGGGGTGACGCCCGCATGTCGAATGTGCTGTACCGGCCCGATTTCACGCCCAGGGCCGTACTGGACTGGGAGATCGCCCATCTCGGTGATCAGGCCGCCGACATCAGTTGGTTACTGATGACAGATTGGGTCAGCAGCCCGCTGCCCGGCCACGCGCCGGCGCCGGGCACGCCCAGCCGGGAGGAGACGATCGACCGCTACGAGCGGGCGGTCGGGCACCGGGTCGGCAACCTCGCCTTCACCGATGTGACGGCGCCGCTGCTGCTGGCGGTCCCACTGGTCCGGCTGAACGCGCGCATCCCGGGAGTGGACCTGGCCGACGTCTGCGCGCAGCGAATCGACTTGGTCATGAACAGCTGA
- a CDS encoding ArnT family glycosyltransferase, protein MTVTDTRPAARLLLGEPTQARWERPGLLALLAGTAVLYLWGLGSNGWANSYYAAAAQAGTQSWKALFFGSFDAGNAITVDKPPAAMWVMGLSGRLFGFSEFTMLLPQALMGVAAVAVLYATVRRCSGPGAGLIAGAALALTPVATSMFRYNNPDALLVLLLVIAAYCTVRAIGTASVANMTKWMALTGGAVGFAFLTKMLQAFLVLPGLGLAFLIAGGATLGRRVGAVAVGVVAMVFSAGWYIALVGLWPADARPYIAGSTDNSLLQLALGYNGIQRITGNNQPGGGGGHFPGGGPGGRNVFFGGEPGLGRLFNDFMGTEVSWLLPAALIGLVATVWFTRRSPRTGKVRAQLILWAGWLVVTGAVFCFMDGTVHPYYAVALAPAVAALLGISVAELWEGRQFPVPRLVLAVMLAGTGVWTFVLLDRTPDWWPAVRWIVLVGSVLVAVVLAVRVHKLGRATAAVATAALLFGFAGSTVYSISTVANGHSGGPMPVSGPARAGGGDFGPPGGWGKEKDETALRALITGLDNRWAAATIGSMQASGLELATGASIMSIGGFAGGDNAPTLEQFQHYVTDGQVRYFIAADRGPGGHGGPGSDKDSAGSQISAWVAQHYAKLDVGGTTVYDLSKPLT, encoded by the coding sequence ATGACTGTGACCGATACCCGGCCGGCCGCCCGGCTGCTGCTGGGCGAGCCCACCCAGGCCCGCTGGGAGCGGCCGGGCCTGCTGGCCCTGCTGGCCGGCACCGCGGTGCTCTACCTGTGGGGCCTGGGCTCGAACGGGTGGGCCAACAGCTACTACGCCGCCGCCGCGCAGGCCGGCACCCAGTCGTGGAAGGCGTTGTTCTTCGGGTCTTTCGACGCCGGCAACGCCATCACCGTCGACAAGCCGCCCGCGGCGATGTGGGTGATGGGCCTGTCGGGCCGGCTGTTCGGCTTCAGCGAATTCACCATGCTGCTGCCCCAAGCCCTGATGGGGGTGGCCGCGGTGGCCGTGCTGTACGCCACGGTGCGGCGGTGCAGCGGGCCGGGCGCCGGGCTGATTGCCGGCGCCGCCCTGGCGCTGACCCCGGTGGCGACGTCGATGTTCCGCTACAACAACCCCGACGCGCTGCTGGTGCTGCTGCTGGTGATCGCCGCGTACTGCACGGTGCGGGCCATCGGCACCGCGTCGGTGGCCAACATGACGAAATGGATGGCGCTGACCGGCGGTGCGGTCGGCTTCGCGTTCCTGACGAAGATGCTGCAGGCGTTCCTGGTGTTGCCCGGCCTCGGGCTGGCATTCCTGATCGCCGGCGGCGCGACGCTGGGCAGGCGAGTGGGTGCGGTCGCCGTCGGTGTGGTGGCGATGGTGTTCTCGGCCGGCTGGTACATCGCCCTGGTAGGGCTGTGGCCCGCCGACGCCCGGCCCTATATCGCCGGCTCCACCGACAACAGCTTGTTACAGCTTGCCCTGGGTTACAACGGCATTCAGCGCATCACCGGTAACAACCAGCCCGGCGGCGGTGGTGGGCACTTCCCGGGCGGTGGTCCCGGCGGGCGGAACGTGTTCTTCGGCGGGGAACCCGGGCTCGGGCGGTTGTTCAACGACTTCATGGGTACCGAGGTGTCCTGGCTGCTGCCTGCCGCGCTGATCGGTCTGGTCGCCACGGTGTGGTTCACCCGGCGCAGCCCGCGCACCGGCAAGGTGCGTGCGCAGCTGATCCTGTGGGCGGGCTGGCTCGTCGTCACCGGTGCGGTGTTCTGCTTCATGGACGGCACCGTGCACCCGTATTACGCGGTGGCCCTGGCTCCCGCGGTGGCTGCGCTGCTGGGCATTTCGGTGGCCGAGCTGTGGGAGGGCCGTCAGTTCCCGGTGCCCCGGCTGGTGCTGGCCGTCATGCTGGCCGGCACCGGGGTGTGGACGTTCGTGCTGCTCGATCGGACCCCGGACTGGTGGCCGGCGGTGCGCTGGATCGTGCTGGTCGGGTCGGTGCTGGTGGCCGTGGTGCTCGCGGTGCGGGTGCACAAGCTGGGCCGGGCCACCGCGGCGGTGGCCACCGCGGCCCTGCTGTTCGGCTTCGCGGGCAGCACCGTGTACTCGATCTCCACGGTGGCCAACGGTCATTCCGGTGGTCCGATGCCGGTTTCGGGTCCGGCCCGCGCCGGCGGCGGCGATTTCGGCCCGCCCGGCGGCTGGGGCAAGGAAAAGGATGAGACCGCATTGCGGGCGCTCATCACCGGGCTCGACAACCGTTGGGCCGCAGCGACGATCGGCTCGATGCAGGCCAGCGGTCTGGAGCTGGCGACCGGTGCCTCGATCATGTCGATCGGTGGTTTCGCCGGCGGCGACAACGCGCCCACCCTGGAGCAGTTCCAGCATTACGTGACCGACGGGCAGGTGCGGTACTTCATCGCCGCCGACCGCGGCCCGGGCGGGCACGGCGGACCCGGGTCGGACAAGGACAGTGCCGGCAGCCAGATCTCGGCATGGGTGGCGCAGCATTACGCCAAGCTCGACGTGGGCGGCACCACGGTCTACGACCTGAGCAAACCCCTCACCTAA
- a CDS encoding TetR/AcrR family transcriptional regulator, with amino-acid sequence MTSTAGRPRDPAKDAAVLRATRELLVEAGYQGTTMVAIAKRAGVGAPTLYRRWPTKEALVEDAAFGHPSPAPLPAATGDVYTDLRTWVALFLDWLANPVTRAALPGLLTAYHRDESIYKRLVLRAEADVRALMAELLGGDAERADTVFDFLVATTVVRAMTRGLADREAFCDRTAAALTALARA; translated from the coding sequence ATGACGAGCACAGCGGGCCGCCCACGCGACCCGGCCAAGGATGCCGCCGTGCTGCGGGCCACCCGCGAACTCCTGGTCGAAGCCGGCTACCAGGGCACCACCATGGTGGCCATCGCCAAACGGGCCGGCGTCGGTGCCCCGACGCTGTACCGCCGCTGGCCCACCAAGGAGGCGCTGGTCGAGGATGCCGCATTCGGCCACCCCAGCCCGGCGCCCCTACCCGCCGCCACCGGTGACGTGTACACCGATCTGCGCACCTGGGTGGCGCTGTTCCTGGACTGGCTGGCCAACCCCGTCACCCGCGCCGCACTGCCCGGCCTGCTGACCGCGTACCACCGCGACGAGTCGATCTACAAACGGCTGGTGCTGCGCGCCGAGGCCGATGTCCGCGCCCTGATGGCGGAGCTGCTCGGCGGCGACGCCGAACGCGCCGACACCGTGTTCGACTTCCTGGTCGCCACCACCGTGGTCCGGGCCATGACCCGCGGCCTGGCCGACCGCGAGGCGTTCTGCGACCGGACGGCCGCCGCGCTCACCGCCCTGGCCCGCGCGTGA